The following nucleotide sequence is from Sander vitreus isolate 19-12246 chromosome 11, sanVit1, whole genome shotgun sequence.
TTCAAGCTCAGTTAGACATGTTCATCCTTTTGTGTAAACTATAGAAGAAACAAAACATCACCAAAGACGTTTTACCTTTTCAATTAATcgtctttattttacatttcaaacccCAACATAATCAGAGATTCATCTCAAATTCCCGtccaaaataagtaaataaatatcattttcatgtttttattaaaaaaataaacaagtggTCATTGTTTGCTTCGGACAGAGAATGACAGCCTACTGAAAATAAGGACAGAAGCATTGAATAAGACGGATAGAACAAAGCAGGTGCAACATGTGAGGGTGGGGGAGACTTCCCACACATTAACAATACTAATATATGATATAGGCCTATCCGACTATTTAAACAGAATAATCAATCTACATATGTACACTCTATATGTGTGGTTTGATTTGGGTCCTTTCCCCTCTGCAGGCCCACAGAACGGATTCAAACGGATTGATATTTAAATAACTAGACACACAGATGCCTGGGCCAAAGGCTTCCAGTAATAAGCTGAAGTTGTGTTGCGCTTTTGAAGAAACACCTGTTACAATTGAGGTTAATTACCATAAAACACTAAGTTAGTTGCAAAACCCCAAAGGCCCAGTGAGGAAAGCCAATGCATTGTTCTTTACTGGCTCCGTCGAGGCAACGGATTCAGCaacaaagataaataaaaataaaaaagagtaaTAATGTGGGGTGAGAGTCTGTAACAGCCCCAAAAAGTTCGTCTCCATTTAGTTGGAGTCACTTGGAGTCGCTGGTCAGCCTCGGCATAGTTACGGCGCTCATGCTGGTCACATGCGGAGGTGGGACTTGGCACATGCTGCACGGACAAGGCATCCCGGTGCCAACGCCCCAGTGATGGAAACTGCTGCCCAGCGGCCCTGCGCCTGCAACGGGCGCTTTGAGGAGTCCATGGTGGGGTCGGACCGAGGTGACGGCGGAGATACCAGGCGCGGACAGCGAGGCGGTGGAGACGGCCGGGGGGAGGAGCGGGTGGTGCACCACCGGGTGTGAGGCGTGTGAAACCGCCGGGTGTCCCGGCACGGGCCCAGCGTGTGTCATAGTCCCACAGGCTGCTGGGTGAAAGCCGCCGTGGTGTCCGCTGCTGCCGTAGATTTCGCTGACCAGCCGCTTCATCTCCTCCAGTGAGTTGCTCAGCATCAGGATGTAGTTTCTAGCCAGCAGCAGGGTCGCGATTTTGGAGAGTTTGCGCACCGAGGGTCCGTGCGCATAGGGCATGACCTCCCGGAGCCCATCCATGGCCACGTTGAGGTCGTGCATCCTTTTTCTCTCGCGGCTGTTGATCTTGAGGCGGATGGTTTGCAGCTCGTTCTCTGACAGGAGTTTCCGGTCTTTCTTGGACAGCCGAAGGAGGGTATCCTCGTCGTCTGCGGAAAGGCCGCGCAGGCCGGGGATCTCAGACAGAGAGTCGCTCTGTGTGGAGGACACGGCGCCGGAGAAACCGTGCACTGTCTTCTTTAGGGCGGACAGGAAGATGTCCTCCTCGGGAGATGAGGGTCTGCTTGACACACGGCTCGTATCTGAGTCCATGGTATTGGTCCAGTACAGTGCtctgaagagaagaaaaaaaaaacgttttaattTGCTGAACCCCAAAATCCACATCTCATACCTTTACCACAAACGATAACATAATATCAACTTTTTGGTGGTTACAACtactaaaaaaaatgattgcaaACAAAAGTAGAACTATACAAAGAAAATGTGGTTTTTAATTAGGCTAATTGGAAGCCctgaagaaaatagaaaaaaagaaagaaaatgtatccTGAATGCTGCAGAAATGTAGCCTATTTAAACACGGCTTACAATTACATCTTTATATTGATATTTGATCATTAGATAAGGAATAAGTGATCAGCGAGTTTCCATGTCTTTTCTACACAGTATTTCTACTTGCCTCTGGCTCTGCATAAGCAGAGCAGGGAGCATCCCAATATTTGTAAGACGACACTAATTGTTCATCAGATTGtctaaaaacaaataatcaaaCACGTACCAAGAGTGTTTCCAAGCGCGATGGTGAGAAAACCTAAACGTCAAATCCACTTGTTACTCCAAATCGCATCTGACAGCCCATTTGGCACGCCTGCGTGCGACCGCGGGGTTTTATAGCGGGCTGAAGCTCACAGAGGCCGGGTCACCAGGACAACGCCGTTTCTGTCCCGGCTGCCTCCCTGCGACCAATCAGCTCCgtgcagggaggaggaggaggagggtggaggCAGGGGGAGGAGGGTAACGGAGGGTCCTCCAGCCTGATGCAATTACCAACACACAGCATTAAGTGAAATCAGACACACTCCGTCCTACATATGGCCCCTTCTTGTGAAAATGTTGGCCTGCGTGTGGATGGATTTTATTATAATAACACAGATACTAAGCCACATTTTGCCTCTTATAGGTGAATAATGTGTCCGTATTCAGAACCTCAAACAGTAATACAATTAACCAGTCCTCTTTTTCAATGACAAGGCTAAATTATAGGCTAATTAATTCGTTTGTGTGCCGAAACTGTGacaaaataacttttaaaactGTCTaacgtttatttttatttaacatccTATAGCTAATTGTTATTTATCCATCCAGGCTTTACCTACAATATTTACGccaatatttcattttttttatttttttatcgaAAGTTCGTTCCTagtctttcatttatttgtatCTTTACTATTTAACCCTCCGAGCTGTAGCCTATCCGACCATTAAATTACGTTGCCCCTTCAAATGAACAGTAATAACGGATCGAAGCCTAATAAGCAGCGCAATATGTTTCCTGCTTGCAGTTTTAGTGTTGGTATGGTGTTTTCCGTTTTTACCCGCTGTCGACCAGCAGCTGTCGTTAAAAGCATCTTTAACGTTAATTAATGAAGTGTGCAAAATTGTTTCTAACGGTTATGATCTGTAACATTTCAATTAGTCCGCAGTGAGCGATAGAAGTGTTGCCTGCTGCTGGCGCTCAGACGGCCTCTGAAAGACATAAGGACCTAAACCGGTGATTTGCTCTCGGACGTAACTCAAACTGACAGCAGCATTGTCCCCAAATATGAGTTGTAGTGTTCAGTCAGACGCAATCAGCGCTAATTGCCTCTACAAGTTTGTCTGTTTCATAAGATTGGGCTCGGGATATCCTCTCTGTAGCCTTTttgaatatttataaaaaattacaaatgtttgaGAATAACGTTAATTTAATAACTTATTCAACATACTCAGCTCTAGGGTGAACTTAAAAGGTGGATTTCAATTTAGAATAATTGCCACTGTTTGTTATCAGAAACTGTCTGATTTTAAAACAGGTagttttaaaacaataaaaaacaatacaatatatagcctatatatagcATATAGGagcaaaatatttatatttttattttagccttttaaTTAGAGGCTtttattcaattaaaatgtccTTAATAAAAGGTATCTAAATGTGTTGAAAATCGTGTTcagcttatttatttatctatgtaGCCTAtcgctttatttatttatgtatgtatgtatgtactgtatgtatgtatgtactgtatgtatgtatgtatgtatgtatgtatgtatgtatgtatgtatgtatctatctatctatctatctatctatctgtctgtctgtctgtctgtctgtctgtctgcctgtggtCAGTTAGTTTAGAATTAAGACTTTGTCTGTTGCGGTGGTTACAGTTAACATTGCGCACTGATTTAGAACATTGGTTTAGCAGTGGGGTCACATTCCATTTTAACGTCACTtgctagccaatcagaaacgAATATTTTTCCGCAACCGTCAGTCAGGTGTCACATCGGTCCGTCACAAAATCAAGGTCATTatacgaacacacacacacactcacactcactcactcacgcactcacgcacacgcacacgcacacacacacacacacacacacacacacacacacacactcacacacacacacactctgccccCTTTTTTCCTCATCGTTATATCTGCTTGTTTTCTCCATCCGTTGCGCGTTCGCGTGTTTACTCCCGTTAGTCTAAATAATATTATGGTAATGAAGGCGGTTAAAGTGGCATTTTAAATCAGGAGGTTTGTATCTGTGCCACCACTCATTAGACATTCCCACACTCTCACTGCTGCACCGGATTCACAATGAGAAACACAGACTACAGGCTTTCTTCTTCATGGGTTCCTTTCACATGCATGCATCATTAGCCTTTTACAAGTCTAGACCTACTACAATTAGTTAGTAAAATTATTGGCATCTATCAGGACTTATGGAGGCTTTATGGTAGTCTAAATCTCACAGTTTGTTTcagaaatattaaataatatccTAATACTTAACCACAGATTACAGTCAAAAAGAGTTTCTCACCATTTCATGGCACAACAAgacatatttttgtgttttaaaagccTGGGGGAATAAAATCAAATAGCCAATAAATGATTATAACCTAGATCTCAAACTTTTATTCTAGACCTATCAACCTAATATAAGTATATATTATCAGCTTTAAGAATATCCTGTGGGGTCCCAAACCAAGGTTGTGAAACTCTATGAAATTAACCTGTGATGATCATAATTCATGCAGAACTACTTTTAGCCATTAAAACACAGTACATGTTTTACCTAAAAGAGTCAAATGGTGAATTTCCTCACTGTGATATTTCACAATACCAAAATTCAAAGCAGACGTCAGTCAACCACTGATGTTTAAAGTTGTCACCCAATCTGAGAAAActattttcttgtattttatatgaCAGCACTGTAGTGCCCTGCAGAAAAGTGCATTTCACCCCTCCATCCAGCAGTTTGCAGTATTGTTACATCATGTTTGGCCAGAAATATTTCCCAGATTGCTAGACAACAGCACTCCTCTGGACAGACAtagcctaaataaaaaaagaatataaatgAGGGTGGAAAGATTCTGAAAAGGCAGAGAGAGCTACATATAACATATAACTCAGTGTGTTTACGTTACGCAAGTACATTTCCTGAACTCAGCCTACAATTATTTGCTCTCatattataaaatacattttaaaaagcattaCACTCGTGATTCCCACGACATTTAAATGATGCTTTACAGTAACAGCATCCACTTTTTTGGTTTCATGCGCTCCACTCGATTTTGGAACCTGGTtgcagggatttgctcccattcagccCAACCGTTCAGTCACAAGAGCATTAGTGAGGTCACTGATGTGGGGTGATAAGGTCTGGCTCACAGTTTGtgttccagttcatcccaaaggtgctggatggggttgaggtcagggctcAGACCAGTCAAGTTCTTCCACAACAAACTGAGAGAAGCATTTCTTTATAGACCTGGACTTTGTGCACAGGGCCATTGTCATGTTAAAACAAGAAAGATACAGACATAATCTGTTGGAAGCACTAACTCAAAGTAGACAGTAGTATGTGGGCAGGggtgtttttaatatttcctCTTCCCCTCCAACTCTGACTCTCACCAACTACACTTCTCACCACCATCATCTCCTtaatttctccctctctctctctctctctctctgtccatcagtCTGGGTGGCGGTAGGCCCGGTGCCGTGGTGAATACCAATAGTGAGGAGGAGCATATGTGAGCCATACTTAATCCTGCTAATCTGCCtccaaaatgaaaaagaaagggaacaaaaaaagcagaaaagagaGGAGGGTGTAAAAACACGAGAGAaggtttctctttctgtctgggGAGTTGACCGGCTGAGGCCAAATTAACTGAAAGACATGAATAATGTCCTGGCTCTCCCCCTCGATCCCTTTCTCTGAGAAATCTTGGAACGAAATGAAGCAAAATTCACGCTTTTGTTGAAATCTGTAGTGAGGAACGTGAGATGCCGCCTGCCACCACCACTGccgttactgtgtgtgtttgtaacgTGTCTCCTAGTTAGATTCACACGCAGCTCTCCTGCACTAACgatttactgtacatttaatgGCAAAGTTAAGTGCCAATACAAGAAACACAGAGCTGAATATTTTCTGTGATCCTTCATTAAGTTTCctacaaaacatattttgcaAATGCAAACTAGTTGAACAAGGATATCATTTGTGggagatactgtgtgtgtgtgtgtgtgtgtgtgtgtgtgtgtgtgtgtgtgtgtgtgtgtgtgtgtgtgtgtgtgtgtgtgtgtttttagaccACAATGTCAGCATGCCTTTATGCTAAGTCAACAAATTCAGATAACTCATGTTTCAAGTTCAAATGTAGGAAAAGACACAAAAGTACCTACACGTTATGAGGAGGAAAATATCCAAAATACACCAGTTTTAAAGAGAACATCTGCAAAGTGCACAAACAGAAAATCAGTTTTGGTAACACAAAAGTAATCCCAGAAAATAATTCAGGAAAAGCAGTCACCATAGGACCACTATGTGTCCAGAGTAATGCAATAACGCAATACTTACCACAATCATCAGAATAGGTGATatttaatgtatactttatgAATCACTCTTGGggaaattgttgttgtttcacttgtgttttttattattatacaaacacaggaaaacacacacatgcacatgcattggagagatgtcagagcgaGTGGGGTTGCACATGAGTAGTTGGGGGGTTTGGTGTCTTGCTCTAAGGCACCTCGGCAGTGTCCAGGAAATTAACTTGCACCTCTGAAGCGAACCGGCGACCATCAAGTTCCCAAGCCATGTCCCCAAAATCACAATAAACATGAGAAAACTCTAAAGGAATGAACTAAACAAAGCAGAAAGTAAAATTTCTTCTATAGTTTGAAGGTAAAAAAATTCCCCTATTTTAGTTgtccatctccctctcttttaaAACGATGCATCTGTTGAATAGCGACAGAGAAAATCATCTTGTTTAATTTTTGGTGACAAATCCAGTATGGCCAGTGACTGTTTTGCATCTCAGACCCACATACACCTTCCCTGCTTCACttcctgcttgtttttttcctttccccCTGTCTGGTGTTCATCATGTGAAACAGATGATCAATAGGATTAAGGTCATGGAACTGACTTGGccagtcaaaaaatgtttggccCTAAAACCTTCTTGGCTGTCATGTCTGCATGTTCAGAATCAATCGGCCTTAATGCAAGAACATTTTcgtattattttccaaaaactctGTTACTTCTATCTGGGATGTTTCCTCATACAAGTGTTCCAAGTTGTATTCAGCAAACTCTCTTAACTGCAGAAACCTGTCCAAAATCACTTGTTTCAGCCTGGTGACCACGTGTTCATGAGGAGGTGCGTGCTCGTGAGATTTGACCATTAGCGTAAAAAATGCCCCTAAGGCTAACAGTTCTGCTCCGTTGTGTGGTGAGTTTTAttcacaaaaaatgtcaaatatcaaCTTCAAGCTGCAGAGATCCAAGTCGAATAAGTTGGAAAATTGATGAATGCCACAAAATCTCTTAAATCACTCCTACGTACCAtttaagaatgaatgaatgaaacctttattgccccgaggggaatttgttttgcactcaaaaaaaagtgcaaaacaaaTTGGTTCGTTCTTCTTGACTTGCTGCATTGTCCTAAAATCGGGGGTCTGTGTAAAAAAAGGATACAGCAACACCCTTAAATCAGCACTTAAACCTCATAGTCattgtttcattttcaattGGAGTCCTTTGACAATATGCTTTGAGACCAGaggaacaggaaacagcaagacattaggACAAGTTAACATTTACAGACAGAAGACAACAAGACGCCATGAAAAAAGTAACAATGAAAATGTTAACATACTGATGTTGATGATGTcacatgttcaccatcttgtgttagcactaaacacaaagtggacgcctgggtagctcaccatGGCGCACACCCATGTAcggaggctcagtcctcgacgcagcgcccatgggttcggttccgacctaCAGCCCTTtgatgcatgtcattccccctctctctcccctttcatgtctaagctgtcctgtcacaaataaaggcctaaaatgccaaaaacatatcttaaaaaaaccttaacacaaagtgcagctgaggctgatgggaatgtcattaatttggtcataaaccaaattgttggacaaattacattttgacctgatgatgacgCTAGAGGGAATGTGAAGAGATCACATAAGTTATTTAAATCCATCATgaggggaccatgaatgtctgtacgaaatttcatggcaatccattctaatagttgagatatttcactcaaaaccacaattttgaacctcatggtggcgctagaggaaatgtCAGAGCTACCAGAGTCAGTAGGCTTTATCATATGGggccatgaatgtctgtaccacaGTTCACGATGAGAATCTAATAGTTGGGAATCCATCTAATAGTTTTTGAGATCATTCAGACCCAAGTGGACTGATTGACAAAGACATCTTAAAATGTCCTAAATATAAAATTactcttaaataaaaaaagtaatatacaAACAGTTACAGCTCTACCTAACCTGAGATCATCAGGAAAATGCTTCCAATGTCTCTGACTGCAAAAATCTCATCAACCCGGTGACTAgtctgctacctcctctgtacAGATCTCCACAGGTAATTGTGGGGTGAAAAGGTCACTAATGTAGGCCGGAGGAGGCCAGCTAACACATGATGAACCATGTGGATCCTGGCTGCAGAGGGAGTCTTCAGTCCTCTGTGTCTCAGGGGCTGGACAGTGTTAGGTTATGCTGGAAGGAGGCTTTATCTCTACAACAGCTATTAG
It contains:
- the olig2 gene encoding oligodendrocyte transcription factor 2 → MDSDTSRVSSRPSSPEEDIFLSALKKTVHGFSGAVSSTQSDSLSEIPGLRGLSADDEDTLLRLSKKDRKLLSENELQTIRLKINSRERKRMHDLNVAMDGLREVMPYAHGPSVRKLSKIATLLLARNYILMLSNSLEEMKRLVSEIYGSSGHHGGFHPAACGTMTHAGPVPGHPAVSHASHPVVHHPLLPPAVSTASLSAPGISAVTSVRPHHGLLKAPVAGAGPLGSSFHHWGVGTGMPCPCSMCQVPPPHVTSMSAVTMPRLTSDSK